A genomic segment from Pseudomonas sp. M30-35 encodes:
- the rarD gene encoding EamA family transporter RarD, translated as MSTANPQRGYILGLSAYIIWGLFPLYFKAIAEVPALEIVVHRAVWSAIFGALLLLVWKHPGWLRELRENPKQFAVLGFSGVLIASNWLVYVWAVNHGRMLEASLGYYINPLINVLLGLLILGERLRRLQWIAVGLAAVGVLQQLWQVGSIPWVSLVLALTFGFYGLIRKQAPVKALPGLVVETWILLPLAIAWIALNPTAVSSNPEFWTTSEAFWLIVAGPITLVPLVCFNAAARHLPYTTLGFLQYLAPTLVLLQAIFLFGEHFDSSKLLAFICIWAGLVIYSVDAWLTIRRAKIR; from the coding sequence ATGTCCACCGCAAACCCACAGCGCGGGTATATTCTGGGCCTTAGCGCCTACATTATCTGGGGCTTGTTCCCACTGTACTTCAAAGCCATCGCCGAAGTGCCTGCGTTGGAAATTGTCGTCCACCGCGCCGTCTGGTCGGCTATCTTTGGTGCGCTGTTATTACTGGTCTGGAAGCATCCGGGCTGGCTGCGCGAACTGCGCGAGAACCCCAAGCAATTTGCGGTGCTGGGTTTTAGCGGTGTATTGATCGCCAGCAACTGGCTGGTTTACGTTTGGGCGGTTAACCATGGACGCATGCTTGAGGCCAGCCTGGGTTATTACATCAATCCATTGATCAACGTCTTGCTTGGCTTACTCATTCTTGGCGAACGCCTGCGCCGCCTGCAATGGATTGCTGTGGGTTTGGCCGCGGTGGGTGTACTGCAACAACTGTGGCAAGTCGGCAGCATCCCGTGGGTTTCGCTGGTATTGGCACTGACATTCGGTTTCTACGGATTGATCCGTAAACAAGCACCGGTTAAAGCACTACCGGGGTTGGTGGTAGAAACCTGGATTCTGTTACCGCTGGCGATTGCCTGGATTGCGCTCAATCCAACTGCGGTGAGCAGTAATCCTGAGTTTTGGACAACCTCTGAGGCGTTCTGGCTGATCGTTGCAGGCCCCATCACCTTGGTGCCGTTGGTGTGCTTTAACGCTGCAGCACGTCATTTGCCCTACACCACCCTGGGATTTCTGCAGTACCTGGCGCCCACGTTGGTGTTGCTGCAAGCGATCTTCTTGTTTGGCGAACACTTCGACTCAAGCAAGCTGCTGGCGTTTATCTGTATCTGGGCCGGTTTGGTGATTTACAGCGTCGATGCGTGGTTGACCATTCGTCGAGCCAAGATTCGCTAG
- the bioF gene encoding 8-amino-7-oxononanoate synthase has translation MSFDLASRLAERRAAQLYRQRPLLESPQGPQVVVDGRELLAFCSNDYLGLANHPQVIEAWQAGASRWGVGGGASHLVIGHSTPHHQLEEALAEFTGRPRALLFSTGYMANLGAVTALVGPGDTVLEDRLNHASLLDAGLLSNARFSRYLHNDTGSLASRLSKAVGNTLVVTDGVFSMDGDQADLPALCAEAKSHNAWVMVDDAHGFGPLGATGGGIVEQQGLGIDDVQVLVGTLGKAFGTSGAFVAGSEELIEALVQFARPYIYTTSQPPALACATLKSLELLRSEHWRREHLNALIKQFREGAQALGLQLMDSSTPIQPIVIGDSGRAMRVSLMLRERGILVTAIRPPTVPAGSARLRVTLSAAHSTAQVDLLLAALAECGAGEEQLNA, from the coding sequence ATGTCTTTTGATCTCGCGAGTCGTTTGGCTGAGCGCCGCGCTGCACAGCTATATCGTCAGCGCCCTCTGCTTGAGTCGCCGCAAGGCCCGCAGGTTGTGGTGGACGGTCGCGAGCTGCTTGCATTCTGTTCCAATGATTACTTGGGTTTGGCTAATCATCCGCAGGTGATTGAAGCCTGGCAGGCTGGCGCTTCCCGTTGGGGCGTCGGCGGCGGAGCTTCGCATTTGGTTATCGGTCACAGCACGCCGCATCATCAGTTGGAAGAGGCGCTTGCCGAGTTCACCGGGCGCCCGCGTGCACTGCTGTTCAGCACTGGTTACATGGCTAACCTCGGTGCGGTGACCGCTTTGGTCGGGCCGGGCGATACGGTGCTCGAAGACCGCCTCAACCATGCCTCTCTGCTCGATGCCGGTTTGCTGAGTAATGCACGATTCTCGCGGTATCTGCATAACGATACCGGCAGCCTCGCCAGCCGCTTGAGCAAAGCCGTGGGTAATACCTTGGTGGTGACCGATGGCGTGTTCAGCATGGATGGCGATCAGGCAGATTTGCCAGCCTTGTGCGCCGAGGCGAAATCACACAACGCCTGGGTCATGGTTGATGATGCTCACGGTTTTGGCCCGTTGGGGGCAACCGGTGGCGGTATTGTCGAGCAGCAAGGTCTGGGCATTGATGATGTGCAGGTGTTGGTCGGCACGCTAGGCAAGGCTTTCGGCACGTCCGGGGCGTTTGTGGCCGGCAGCGAAGAGTTGATTGAGGCGCTGGTGCAATTCGCTCGTCCCTACATCTACACCACCAGCCAGCCGCCTGCGCTGGCCTGCGCCACCCTGAAAAGTCTTGAGCTGTTGCGCAGCGAGCATTGGCGCCGGGAGCATCTCAATGCGCTGATCAAGCAATTCCGTGAAGGCGCACAAGCCCTTGGCTTGCAGTTGATGGACAGCTCAACACCGATTCAGCCTATCGTTATTGGTGACAGTGGCCGCGCCATGCGCGTGTCCCTGATGTTGCGTGAGCGCGGCATTCTGGTTACTGCGATACGCCCGCCAACGGTGCCTGCCGGTAGCGCCCGCTTGCGGGTTACCTTGTCGGCGGCGCATAGCACCGCTCAGGTGGATTTATTACTTGCTGCGCTGGCCGAGTGTGGCGCGGGTGAGGAGCAACTAAATGCGTAA
- the bioC gene encoding malonyl-ACP O-methyltransferase BioC has translation MIDLADEPHSSLPDKRQVAASFSRAAASYDSVAALQRAVGNQLLQRLPANVSPQRWLDLGSGTGYFSRALASRFGDAQGIALDIAEGMLQHARPLGGAEQFIAGDAERLPLRAESCELIFSSLALQWCESFGSVLAEAQRVLRPGGMLAFSSLCVGTLQELRESWRVVDGFVHVNRFRHFEDYQALCAASGLDVVALDTQPEVLYYPDLRSLTHELKALGAHNLNSGRPSGLTGRARMLALVEAYERERQVQGLPATYQVVYGVLQKRMNP, from the coding sequence ATGATTGATTTGGCTGATGAACCGCATTCGAGCTTGCCGGACAAACGTCAGGTGGCCGCATCGTTTTCCCGTGCCGCGGCCAGTTATGACAGTGTCGCCGCGTTGCAGCGTGCTGTTGGCAACCAGCTATTACAGCGACTGCCAGCAAACGTTTCACCTCAGCGCTGGCTCGATCTGGGTAGCGGTACAGGTTACTTCAGCCGAGCATTAGCCAGTCGCTTTGGTGATGCACAAGGTATTGCTCTGGATATCGCCGAAGGTATGTTGCAGCACGCCCGTCCGCTGGGAGGCGCCGAGCAGTTTATTGCCGGTGATGCTGAGCGTTTGCCATTGCGGGCTGAATCTTGTGAGCTGATTTTTTCCAGCCTTGCCCTGCAATGGTGTGAATCCTTTGGTTCGGTATTGGCCGAGGCTCAGCGAGTACTGCGTCCGGGCGGGATGCTGGCGTTCAGCAGCTTGTGTGTCGGTACCTTGCAAGAGTTGCGCGAGAGTTGGCGGGTGGTGGATGGTTTTGTTCACGTTAACCGTTTCCGCCACTTTGAAGATTATCAAGCGCTGTGCGCCGCCAGTGGCTTAGATGTGGTGGCACTGGATACCCAGCCAGAAGTTTTGTATTACCCCGACTTGCGCAGCCTGACACATGAACTGAAAGCCCTTGGTGCGCACAATCTAAATTCAGGCAGGCCAAGCGGTTTGACCGGGCGAGCACGCATGCTTGCGCTGGTTGAAGCCTATGAGCGTGAGCGCCAAGTGCAGGGGCTGCCTGCAACCTATCAAGTTGTATACGGTGTTTTGCAGAAAAGGATGAACCCATGA
- a CDS encoding glycine cleavage system protein R, whose translation MDHLVLTVIAQDQPGLVERVAQCVANHGGNWLESRMSRMAGQFAGILRVAVPAESHSELVTALQGLNAHGIRVLLAESGAEPSCNWKPIVLDLVGNDRPGIVRDITRLLTELGVNVESLQTEVMPAPMSSEPIFHAESMLAVPLELSLDELKAQLETLADDLMVELNIKTDH comes from the coding sequence ATGGATCATCTGGTATTAACCGTTATTGCTCAGGATCAACCAGGGCTGGTTGAACGCGTTGCTCAATGTGTGGCTAATCATGGCGGTAACTGGCTTGAGAGCCGCATGTCACGAATGGCTGGGCAGTTTGCTGGGATACTGCGCGTGGCTGTGCCTGCTGAGTCACACTCCGAGTTGGTAACCGCGCTGCAGGGGCTGAATGCTCACGGCATTCGTGTCCTGCTGGCTGAAAGCGGTGCTGAGCCTTCGTGCAACTGGAAGCCGATCGTGCTCGATCTGGTTGGTAATGACCGTCCTGGTATTGTTCGTGACATCACCCGCTTGCTTACTGAGCTTGGCGTTAACGTTGAGAGCCTGCAAACCGAAGTGATGCCCGCACCGATGAGCAGCGAGCCGATATTTCATGCGGAGTCGATGCTCGCAGTGCCGCTGGAGCTGTCACTGGATGAGCTGAAAGCTCAGTTGGAGACGCTGGCAGATGATTTGATGGTGGAGCTCAATATCAAAACCGACCATTAA
- a CDS encoding PhoX family phosphatase, producing MKRLEDNQLTDLEQMSGISRRRFISAGALCGAAMFLGGNLLSRSVLAASVGSANSTLLGFDSIAISTADTITLPAGYKSSVLISWGQPLLANGPAFDPTSKDSAAAHEVQFGDNNDGMSFFPFADDENRALMAINNEYTNYRYLLEHGGLPKSSEEVHKALASEGLSVIEVQKISGKWQFVQGSKYNRRIHGNTPISVSGPAAGHDLLKTADDRTGKHVLGTFQNCANGKTPWGTYLTCEENFDDCFGSTDPAQQFDEAQLRYGASITGDGNDWHLHTPRFDMAKNPNEFNRHGWIVEIDPFDPQSTPIKRTALGRFKHENAAFTETKDGRAVVYMGDDERGEFIYKFISKDKIKRGKGRDAVKHNQHILDQGTLYVARFDAGDKNPNLPKGHGRWVELTFGKNGLDASNGFNSQAEVLIHARLAASTVAATRMDRPEWLVVSPKDGQVYCTLTNNIKRGQADQPVNGPNPRENNIYGQILRWREANDDHASTAFTWDLFVVAGNPVVHAGQPTAGSTNITPQNMFNSPDGLSFDDAGRLWIQTDGDSSNAGDYAGMGNNQMLCADPDTGEIRRFMVGPVGCEVTGIAFAPDQRTMFVGIQHPGENGGSSFPEHLPNGKPRSSVMVITREDGGIIGT from the coding sequence ATGAAGCGTTTAGAAGACAACCAATTAACCGATCTAGAACAAATGAGCGGCATCAGCCGCCGCCGTTTTATCAGCGCGGGTGCCTTGTGCGGCGCCGCCATGTTCCTGGGCGGCAACCTGCTCAGCCGCAGCGTGCTAGCCGCCAGCGTCGGCAGTGCAAACAGCACCCTGCTCGGCTTTGACAGCATTGCAATCTCGACCGCAGACACGATCACTCTGCCGGCCGGATACAAATCATCGGTGCTGATCAGTTGGGGCCAGCCTTTATTAGCTAACGGCCCGGCATTCGATCCAACCAGCAAAGATTCAGCGGCCGCTCACGAAGTACAGTTCGGTGACAACAACGACGGCATGAGTTTCTTCCCTTTCGCCGACGATGAAAACCGCGCGCTGATGGCAATCAACAACGAATACACCAACTACCGCTATTTGCTCGAACACGGCGGCTTGCCGAAATCCTCCGAGGAAGTTCACAAGGCGCTGGCCAGTGAAGGTTTATCGGTAATCGAAGTGCAAAAAATATCTGGCAAGTGGCAATTTGTGCAGGGTTCAAAATACAACCGCCGTATTCACGGCAACACGCCAATCAGCGTAAGTGGACCAGCTGCAGGCCACGACTTGCTGAAAACCGCAGATGACCGCACAGGCAAACATGTTCTCGGCACCTTCCAGAACTGCGCCAACGGTAAAACGCCTTGGGGCACTTACCTGACCTGCGAAGAAAATTTCGACGATTGCTTCGGCAGCACTGACCCGGCGCAACAGTTCGATGAGGCTCAATTGCGTTACGGCGCCTCCATCACCGGCGACGGCAACGACTGGCACCTGCACACCCCCCGCTTTGACATGGCCAAGAACCCCAACGAGTTCAACCGCCACGGATGGATCGTCGAGATTGATCCATTCGACCCACAATCCACTCCGATCAAACGCACTGCGCTGGGCCGCTTCAAGCACGAGAATGCGGCATTTACCGAGACCAAAGACGGTCGCGCGGTGGTGTACATGGGCGACGATGAGCGCGGCGAGTTCATCTACAAGTTCATCAGCAAGGATAAAATCAAACGCGGCAAGGGTCGGGATGCCGTCAAGCACAACCAGCACATCCTTGATCAAGGCACGCTCTATGTTGCGCGCTTCGATGCGGGAGACAAAAACCCAAACCTGCCTAAAGGTCATGGTCGCTGGGTTGAGTTGACCTTTGGTAAAAACGGGCTGGATGCCAGCAATGGCTTCAACAGCCAAGCCGAGGTGCTTATCCACGCGCGCCTGGCAGCCAGCACAGTGGCTGCAACTCGAATGGATCGCCCAGAATGGCTGGTGGTCAGTCCTAAAGATGGCCAGGTTTATTGCACCCTGACCAACAACATTAAACGGGGTCAAGCCGACCAACCGGTGAATGGTCCAAACCCTCGTGAGAACAACATTTACGGGCAGATTCTGCGCTGGCGCGAAGCCAATGACGATCACGCCTCGACCGCCTTTACCTGGGATCTGTTTGTAGTCGCAGGTAATCCTGTGGTGCACGCCGGCCAACCTACCGCTGGCTCAACAAACATCACCCCGCAAAACATGTTCAACAGCCCGGATGGCCTGAGCTTTGATGACGCTGGCCGTCTCTGGATTCAGACTGACGGCGACAGCAGCAATGCTGGTGACTATGCGGGCATGGGCAATAACCAGATGCTCTGCGCCGACCCGGACACCGGCGAGATCCGTCGCTTTATGGTCGGCCCCGTGGGCTGTGAAGTGACTGGCATCGCCTTCGCGCCGGATCAACGCACGATGTTTGTAGGCATTCAACATCCGGGCGAAAATGGCGGCTCGTCCTTCCCTGAGCACCTGCCCAACGGTAAACCGCGCTCGTCGGTCATGGTTATTACCCGTGAAGATGGCGGCATCATCGGCACCTAG
- a CDS encoding TOBE domain-containing protein, translating to MSLTSVLAQYIARRPQRIALLQHISEQGSITRAAKSAGLSYKSAWDAIDELNNLAQKPLVERSVGGKGGGGARLSLEGERVLRLYQRLQALQAQVLEAAEDIGDLDLLSRLMMRTSARNQLHGQVVAIDSQGRNDEIRLELAGGQYLTAQITHDSTQTLELAVGSQVIALIKAGWLELQSLQQPETPGYNCMQGRIEELLSAPDSPTEVKITLPSGQTLCALAQPTQLEELQLAIGSAVRVQCSPTQVLLGTPI from the coding sequence ATGTCGCTGACCTCCGTGCTCGCCCAATACATTGCTCGCCGCCCGCAGCGCATCGCCCTGCTCCAGCATATTTCTGAGCAAGGCTCGATCACCCGCGCCGCCAAAAGCGCTGGTCTCAGCTACAAGTCAGCTTGGGATGCGATTGATGAACTGAACAATCTGGCGCAAAAGCCATTGGTTGAACGCAGCGTTGGCGGTAAGGGCGGCGGCGGCGCACGGTTATCGCTTGAGGGCGAACGCGTTCTACGCCTGTACCAACGCTTACAAGCACTGCAAGCTCAGGTGCTGGAAGCCGCTGAAGATATCGGTGATCTGGACTTACTAAGCCGCCTGATGATGCGCACCAGCGCACGCAACCAGTTGCATGGTCAGGTCGTGGCAATCGACAGCCAGGGCCGCAACGACGAGATACGCCTCGAACTGGCAGGCGGCCAATATTTGACGGCGCAGATCACCCACGACAGCACACAAACCCTTGAGCTGGCAGTCGGTAGCCAGGTGATTGCTTTAATCAAGGCGGGCTGGCTGGAACTGCAATCGCTGCAACAGCCCGAAACGCCCGGATATAACTGCATGCAGGGTCGGATAGAAGAACTGCTGAGCGCGCCGGACAGCCCGACTGAAGTCAAAATCACTCTGCCAAGCGGTCAAACTTTATGCGCACTGGCCCAGCCGACACAGCTCGAGGAGTTGCAATTGGCGATTGGCAGCGCTGTGCGTGTGCAGTGTTCACCAACTCAAGTTCTGCTTGGTACACCAATTTAA
- a CDS encoding alpha/beta fold hydrolase, with translation MRNRLVLLPGWGLGTAPLEPLAEALRGLDPHLHVQVEPLPLLVSSELDEWLDELDANLPEDAWLAGWSLGGMLAAELAARRAEKCPGLVTLASNASFVASTDWPHAMAEEAFDLFRQGCAQNPTITLKRFASLCAQGAADQRGMARLMLGGAPHESGELLLASLDLLASLDTREALQGFVGPQLHLYAGQDSLVPAEVAGDILALLGDVEVGLIDQASHAFSLEYPHELAAAIQGFLHEAGDD, from the coding sequence ATGCGTAATCGCTTGGTGTTATTACCGGGTTGGGGTCTAGGTACTGCGCCGCTTGAACCGCTGGCAGAAGCATTGCGTGGGCTTGATCCGCATTTGCATGTGCAGGTTGAGCCGCTGCCTTTATTGGTCAGCAGCGAACTTGATGAATGGCTGGATGAACTCGACGCCAATTTGCCAGAAGATGCATGGCTCGCTGGTTGGTCGCTGGGTGGCATGCTGGCAGCTGAGTTGGCGGCTCGACGTGCCGAAAAATGTCCAGGGTTGGTTACCCTGGCCAGCAATGCGAGTTTTGTCGCCAGCACTGACTGGCCCCATGCAATGGCCGAAGAGGCTTTTGATCTGTTTCGCCAGGGCTGCGCCCAGAATCCAACGATAACCCTTAAACGCTTTGCCTCTTTGTGCGCGCAAGGTGCCGCCGATCAACGTGGCATGGCGCGCTTGATGTTGGGCGGTGCTCCACATGAAAGCGGGGAGCTGCTGCTCGCCAGCCTGGATTTGCTTGCCAGTCTGGACACTCGTGAAGCATTGCAGGGTTTTGTAGGCCCGCAATTGCATCTGTATGCCGGTCAGGACTCATTGGTTCCCGCTGAGGTGGCTGGAGATATCTTGGCGCTGTTGGGTGATGTTGAAGTGGGCTTGATTGATCAAGCCAGCCACGCGTTTTCACTTGAATACCCGCACGAGCTTGCCGCCGCGATTCAAGGGTTTTTGCACGAGGCAGGCGATGATTGA
- a CDS encoding serine/threonine protein kinase, translating into MSHPFAALTQDLVLDAVESIGFLSDARVLALNSYENRVYQVGIEDETPIIAKFYRPDRWTDAAIREEHSFTFELAECDVPVVAPMQRDGETLFEHAGYRFTLFPRRGGRAPEPGNLDQLYRLGQLLGRLHAVGATKPFAHRESLKVENYGHASLKTLLDGGFIPKSLLPAYESVARDLLKRLDTLFANNPVTAIRLHGDCHPGNLLCRDETFHMVDLDDCRMGPAVQDLWMMLAGERHERLGQLSELMDGYQEFHDFNPRELPLIEGLRSLRLMHYSAWLARRWDDPAFPHSFPWFGSERYWGEHILMLREQLSALDEEPLKLF; encoded by the coding sequence ATGTCCCATCCTTTTGCAGCACTGACTCAAGACTTGGTTCTCGACGCCGTCGAAAGCATCGGCTTTCTCAGCGATGCGCGGGTATTAGCCCTGAACAGCTACGAAAATCGGGTATATCAAGTCGGCATTGAGGATGAGACGCCGATCATCGCCAAATTCTACCGTCCGGATCGCTGGACTGACGCGGCGATTCGTGAAGAACACAGCTTCACCTTCGAGCTTGCTGAATGCGATGTTCCCGTGGTTGCGCCTATGCAACGCGACGGCGAAACCCTCTTCGAGCACGCAGGCTATCGCTTCACTTTGTTTCCGCGTCGCGGTGGCCGGGCGCCAGAGCCGGGCAATCTCGACCAGCTGTATCGGCTCGGCCAACTGCTCGGTCGGCTACATGCAGTGGGCGCAACCAAACCCTTCGCCCATCGTGAAAGTTTAAAGGTCGAGAACTACGGCCACGCATCACTAAAAACCTTGCTCGATGGTGGCTTTATTCCAAAGAGCCTGCTGCCAGCCTACGAATCGGTTGCCCGTGATTTGCTCAAGCGGCTCGACACTCTATTCGCCAATAATCCAGTCACCGCGATTCGCCTGCACGGTGACTGTCACCCCGGCAACCTGCTGTGCCGTGATGAAACCTTTCACATGGTTGATCTCGACGACTGTCGTATGGGCCCGGCCGTGCAGGACCTGTGGATGATGCTGGCCGGTGAGCGCCACGAGCGCCTTGGCCAACTCTCGGAATTAATGGATGGTTATCAGGAGTTTCACGATTTTAATCCGCGTGAGCTGCCATTGATTGAAGGCCTGCGTTCCTTGCGCCTGATGCATTACAGCGCATGGCTGGCGCGACGCTGGGATGACCCGGCCTTCCCGCACAGCTTCCCTTGGTTCGGCAGCGAGCGTTATTGGGGTGAGCACATACTGATGCTGCGCGAACAATTGTCAGCGCTGGATGAAGAGCCGCTCAAGCTGTTTTAA
- the bioB gene encoding biotin synthase BioB, producing MNATASIATRHDWSLAEVKALFEQPFNDLLFNAQTVHRAHFDQNRVQVSTLLSIKTGACPEDCKYCPQSGHYNTGLEKEKLLEVQKVLQAAADAKAIGSTRFCMGAAWKHPSAKDMPYVLEMVKGVKALGLETCMTLGKLDKDQTASLAEAGLDYYNHNLDTSPEFYGNIITTRTYADRLETLSHVRDAGMKICSGGILGLGESLDDRAGLLIQLANLPEHPESVPINMLVKVKGTPLENEKDVDPFDFIRTLAVARIMMPKSHVRLSAGREAMNDQMQALAFFAGANSIFYGEKLLTTINPQANKDMELFARLGIKPEEREEHADEVHQAAIEQALVEQKSSEQFYNAAV from the coding sequence ATGAATGCCACCGCATCCATCGCAACTCGCCACGACTGGTCGCTAGCCGAAGTTAAGGCACTGTTCGAGCAGCCGTTCAACGACTTGCTGTTCAATGCGCAGACTGTGCACCGCGCGCATTTCGATCAAAATCGGGTGCAGGTCTCTACGTTGTTGTCGATCAAAACCGGCGCCTGCCCGGAAGATTGCAAATATTGCCCACAGTCCGGCCACTACAACACCGGGCTTGAGAAAGAGAAACTGCTGGAAGTTCAGAAAGTCCTGCAAGCGGCCGCTGATGCCAAAGCCATCGGCTCAACCCGCTTCTGCATGGGCGCGGCGTGGAAGCATCCATCAGCCAAAGACATGCCCTACGTGCTGGAAATGGTCAAAGGCGTGAAAGCGCTGGGCCTGGAAACCTGCATGACTCTGGGCAAGCTCGACAAAGATCAAACGGCATCGCTGGCCGAGGCCGGGCTGGATTACTACAACCACAACCTCGATACCTCGCCAGAGTTCTACGGCAATATCATCACTACCCGCACTTATGCTGACCGTTTAGAGACGCTGTCGCATGTGCGTGATGCCGGGATGAAAATTTGTTCGGGCGGCATTCTGGGGCTGGGCGAGTCGTTGGACGATCGCGCAGGGTTATTGATCCAGCTGGCAAATTTGCCGGAGCATCCTGAGTCAGTGCCCATCAACATGCTGGTCAAGGTTAAAGGCACGCCGCTGGAGAATGAAAAGGACGTCGATCCGTTCGACTTTATCCGCACCCTCGCCGTTGCACGGATCATGATGCCTAAATCCCACGTGCGCTTGTCGGCAGGGCGTGAGGCGATGAATGATCAAATGCAAGCACTGGCCTTCTTTGCGGGTGCCAACTCGATTTTCTATGGCGAGAAATTGCTGACCACAATCAATCCGCAAGCGAACAAAGACATGGAGTTGTTTGCGCGTTTGGGCATCAAGCCAGAAGAGCGCGAAGAGCACGCCGATGAAGTGCATCAAGCCGCCATCGAGCAAGCACTGGTCGAACAGAAAAGCAGTGAGCAGTTTTACAACGCTGCGGTTTGA
- a CDS encoding ComF family protein, translating to MAIWQRLKHQLEALQPCLKCLLCDETTESKRLPICTDCESELPWLREHCSVCALPMHGAGLICGECQKHPPVFDKVVAPWSYSFPIDSMINRFKHHAQWPLGRLLGDLLGDYVQHNFDDGLARPDLLLPVPLTPQRQRQRGFNQAQMLAASLSNHLHIPVLNHGLTRIIEAPAQQGLDAATRKKNLRKAFLVAPETQVQGLHLALVDDVLTTGATAQILSRLLLKAGAARVEIYCLARTPKPGTLLDLY from the coding sequence TTGGCTATTTGGCAAAGGTTGAAACATCAGCTCGAAGCTCTTCAACCCTGCTTGAAGTGTTTGCTCTGTGATGAAACCACTGAAAGCAAGCGTCTGCCGATCTGCACCGATTGCGAGAGCGAGCTGCCGTGGTTGCGCGAGCATTGCAGTGTCTGTGCATTGCCCATGCACGGCGCTGGGTTGATTTGTGGCGAGTGCCAAAAACATCCGCCGGTGTTCGACAAAGTTGTCGCACCCTGGAGTTATAGCTTTCCGATCGACAGTATGATCAACCGTTTCAAACACCACGCTCAGTGGCCATTGGGACGATTGCTCGGCGACTTGCTGGGCGATTATGTGCAGCACAACTTTGATGATGGCTTGGCCCGTCCCGACTTGCTTTTGCCTGTTCCGTTGACCCCGCAGCGTCAGCGTCAACGCGGTTTTAACCAGGCACAAATGCTTGCCGCAAGTTTAAGCAATCACCTGCACATTCCTGTGTTAAACCACGGGTTAACCCGCATCATCGAGGCACCAGCACAGCAAGGATTGGACGCCGCCACCCGTAAAAAGAATCTGCGCAAAGCATTTTTAGTCGCGCCAGAAACGCAGGTTCAAGGACTGCACCTCGCGCTGGTGGATGACGTATTGACCACCGGTGCCACGGCGCAAATTTTGAGTCGGCTGTTATTAAAGGCAGGTGCAGCGCGGGTTGAGATTTATTGCTTGGCGCGTACCCCAAAACCCGGAACCCTGCTTGACTTGTATTGA
- the bioD gene encoding dethiobiotin synthase yields MSNAFFITGTDTEIGKTTIAAGLLYAAREAGMSTAAAKPVASGCAKSAEGLRNEDALALLEQCSVALTYEEVNPLAFAPAIAPHLAAREAGVVLNVERLQEAVQGVLDKTADFTVVEGAGGWRVPLSGQASISDLVVNLKLPVIMVVGVRLGCINHAVLTAEAIAADGLELVGWVANVVDPKTSRLEENLATLAERLPAPCLGYVPRLKSATAAAVAACLDISLLGIDV; encoded by the coding sequence ATGAGCAACGCTTTCTTCATCACGGGTACTGATACCGAGATCGGTAAGACCACCATTGCTGCTGGCCTGCTTTATGCGGCGAGAGAAGCGGGAATGTCGACTGCTGCGGCAAAGCCGGTTGCATCGGGTTGCGCGAAAAGTGCAGAGGGGCTGCGCAATGAAGATGCGCTGGCGCTACTTGAGCAGTGCTCAGTCGCGCTGACGTATGAAGAGGTCAACCCGCTGGCGTTTGCGCCCGCGATAGCACCGCACTTGGCTGCACGTGAGGCAGGCGTGGTGCTGAATGTAGAGAGGCTGCAGGAAGCTGTGCAGGGCGTGCTGGATAAAACCGCTGATTTCACGGTGGTTGAAGGCGCAGGCGGCTGGCGCGTCCCACTGTCGGGCCAGGCGTCGATTTCTGATCTGGTGGTGAATTTGAAACTGCCGGTAATAATGGTGGTTGGCGTGCGCCTGGGCTGTATCAACCATGCGGTTCTCACTGCGGAAGCAATTGCCGCAGATGGCTTGGAGCTGGTCGGTTGGGTGGCCAACGTCGTTGATCCAAAGACCTCGCGTCTGGAGGAGAACCTGGCCACTCTGGCTGAGCGCTTGCCTGCGCCATGCCTTGGCTATGTGCCGCGATTGAAGTCAGCAACCGCAGCTGCGGTTGCTGCTTGTCTGGATATCAGTTTGCTGGGCATTGATGTTTGA